CTTACAAGAACTATAGGCCCTGTACAACCCATACCACTTTCAGCATAGATTCCTTCCTTCCATAAAGCCCTTACAGCATCTTCTAAATCCATTATGTCTATTCCTGAGATTTGTCCTGTTACTACTT
Above is a genomic segment from Maledivibacter sp. containing:
- a CDS encoding glycine reductase, with amino-acid sequence VVTGQISGIDIMDLEDAVRALWKEGIYAESGMGCTGPIVLVSEAKIDNATDALVKAGFVAKESNDC